The Terriglobales bacterium genome includes the window TTCGCCGTTCGGCTGCAGAGAAGTTGGCACGGTTCAGCCAGTTGATTCACGCAGCCGAGCTGTACGAACGCGAAACTGTGCTGGGCGCGTACTACGTGTCCGGCGAGGGCAGCGACGGAGACGATCTGGTTTCGTCGGGGATTTGAAAGCTAGCAGGCAGAGCTAGGAGCTAAGAGCTGAGTTATGGCCAAAGAAAAATTTGATCGCAGCAAGCCGCACGTGAACGTGGGGACGATCGGGCACATCGACCACGGCAAGACGACGCTCACGGCGGCGATCACCAAGGTGCTGTCGAAGCACAACCCGAAGATCCAGTTCCGGTCG containing:
- a CDS encoding GTP-binding protein; translated protein: MAKEKFDRSKPHVNVGTIGHIDHGKTTLTAAITKVLSKHNPKIQFRS